Part of the Zingiber officinale cultivar Zhangliang chromosome 8A, Zo_v1.1, whole genome shotgun sequence genome, GCCGTCGCGGTCCTTGGTCTGGTCGGAGATGGAATGCTCCACCACGATGTCGTGTTCCTTGCTTCGCTGGCTATCGAACTTGGCCCGCGCGGCGAAGCTTCGCTTTCCTAAGACCGTCTCCTTCTTCGACACCAGCGCCGCCTCCTCCAACGACGGCCGCGACCTTGCTCAAGATTCCAACCCCAAATTATGTGAACATTAAGAGCAAATTtccaaataaagaaaagaaagcgGTTTAAACGGATCAGACTTGGTTTTCTTGTATGCCTTCTTCTTCCTGTCGCCGATCAACAGCACCACCTCGTCGCCGGAGACAACGGCGACGAAATATCCTTCGTAGGGCTCCGGCCCGTCGGTGAACTTAGCCAGACGGAAGTTCCACGACACGTCGACATGGCTTCCGTCAACGTCGAAGGACTTGGAGCCTTTCTTGCTCCAGAAAGGCCATGGCTTCATCTCCACTTTGCATGTCGCCGCGCCGTGGTTGCCGTCGATCGACACCGAGAGCGAGTGGTGCATCAGGTTCTTGCTCCACACCACCGTCACGGCACGGAGCGCGCCGCCGATCTTGGCCCGGTACGTCGAGATCACGGAGCACTGCGGCGCCTTGCCGCCGCTGCTGCTGCACGTGGCCAGGTCGTCGTTGATCCCAGGATCCTGATCCATCTGCGGTTCGATTTCTTCGCGAAAGATCTCGAtagattaattttcatttatttgaAACCTTATGCAAACTATATATGCTTGTTCATCGATTGCGCGGTTGATTCATGTTCTTCTTTCCCTGAGATCACGATGGGGAATGATTCATAGAtttcatccaaaaaaaaaaaaaaaatcttctctaCGGAATCCCCCCTGTTTTCTTTTGGACACTGTAGACGAGATAGAAGGGAATCAAAATGGAGAATCACCGAGAGCACATTAGAAAAAGTATaaacaaagaacaaaaaaaaCTGAAAGAAAATAGAATTTCCCACCTTTAATTTGAATCCTTCGTTAAATATAACCCAGTGGGAGTGCCAATCAATTGCATCATAATTCTAGCGATCTTCCTCTTCTGCAAATCAAATGCTTTTGCAAGGCAATTGGATTTGGAACACTGCTGCACGCGTGAAAAATCTTGAGTTGAAAATTAAACAGGGGTAGATATTCTTACTTGTTATTGCATTGGAATTCTAAAGAAGCCAAAAATGAGTTGATGATCAAAAGCAAAGAGTTTCGAGAATTGGAGTTGATCCTAAAATCAAGGAAGCATTTTCTGTGATCTCTCCTCAATTTGACATTGGAGGATGACCATGTCAACCGTGGTGCTTTTCGTATTCTGCACTGACCCGTTAAACAAGTCAATGAACATTAATCGAAAACTCGTGGATCAGATTAGATTTTGCTTCTCAATTTAACCCGTTAAACAGATAGATTCAATCTATTTTTTGAAGCACGGGGTGTCATGGTCCAAATCACCTCTCACCACCATGCTCCGAAAAAAGACTGAAGGTTAAATATAAAAAATGTGGAGGAGAGAAAACTTTTCCCTCTACATGGCCTCATCCACTCTGTCTCTTTCTATATTCTGCATATCTAACACGAACATGTGAATCTCtggaatatttttcaaaattaaataatttcaGTGGCCGTGTAGAAACATGTTAGAATTAAGTCAATATGAATGATACGATTTACAATTGGATTAATATACTACTTTTTGCACACACGTGCATGGTGTGAAAAAAGTAAGCCTCAAAAATTTTAATTCTTCAACCAGTGGAGGCTTGAGAAAATTGATGAGCAGAACTTACCAGTTTGATGCATGTTTCTTGGTTCTCCTGCTTGACAGAGGTAAATTACATTCCCGAGCTGAATAAACGTGTATGCATTAAATTCAATGTTCAACAAGTACTGACGTCGTCGAACTGAACTAAATACTAATGTTTGCTGAAATTATTATAGGAGCACACAGATAACCCACATAATGAGCCATCTCACGGGGTTCAAGTCAGATACATAAAATAAACTTGCCAGAAACCAAGTTTGGCAGAGGGATCAGTGTCTTTCAATTCACAAGGAAGATAACTTTTACACGCACACACATCGATGATCCTAGGAGAAGAAAATGAGACGACTCTCACTGTGATAGTAACTTGGAGTCACATGCGACTATCTTCACTCTCCTTGCTTGATCATTAAATTCATCGCTTTTGAAAGTTGCGTCTTGTAAGATGAACGTCCAAACATTATCACAGAACCTGTAAGTGTGCAGATGACCCTGCAGAACAATCTCAGAGTTTCAGAAGGATCCAAATTAGCAGATTATCAACAAAAATGCAAGGTTTAGAATCAGAAAAGATGGATGCTGAATAGATAGAAGTATTGATACTTGTTGGTGATAGCATATAACGAGTTTTCACAAGCCCAAGAAATAGGTCAGTGGGTTGGTTGTCCTAGTATAAAGTAATGATAGCTCCTTACAGCGAAGGGGACTAAAGGTCATGAGAATATTTATAGGAGTGGGAAACACATCTTACTCCATGACAGAAAATCATGGTCAAGAGAACATGTTTAATCAGTTTATAAaacaattatataaattaacccTTTATTAACAGCTTGTGCTTTATGAAAAATGGTTAGCAAGTAAAACTTAttgtggtatcagagctgaaGACAAGTTGTGCCTAAATCTTTGCCAATTTTAGTAATCGAAGAATAGGTTGTAAATGAACCGAACGATCGTGAACAAACTTGGTGTTTGATAAGAACTTTGTTGTGCccaaaaggatgtccacatatctccataatggtatgatattgtccactttgggtttagaccctcatggctttgctcttgggctctccctaaGGCCTTATGCCAATGGAAATATCCTACAtctttttaaccccatgatctttcccaaatctttccaatgtgaggctttgattgaatcccaacaatcctccgctcaaacgaaggaccacaattactcttatAGTCTGGGCTTCCGCGCGAGCATCCGGTTATCCTGACCTGCTTTGGACCTCCCGGTGAGCATccgcatccggtcactcttgacctactccgggtctccctgcgagcatccggtcaccctgaccgaCTCGCCTCcttgcaagtatccggtcaccctaacCTGCTCCAGGTCTCCCCGTGAGTATccgatcaccttgacctactccaggcctccccgtgagtatccggtcaccctgacatgcttcgggcctccccgtgagcattcggtcaccctgacctacttgcccCTTGCAAGTATCCGGTTACTCTGACCTGCTCCGAGCCCcccacaagcatccggtcaccttgacctgctccgggcctccccacgagcatcTGGCCACTCATGACCAGCTCCGGgcctaccctcaacttcgttcaaggccaccccacattGCATCTGGTATGGACCATggttctgataccatttgttgtgcctaaaggatgtccacatatctccacaatggcatgatattgtccactttgggcctaggccctcatgactttactcttgggctctctccaaaaggcctcataccaatggagatatcctacatccttttaaccccatgatttttccgaaatctttccaatgtggaacTTTGATTGCATCCCAACAAACTTGTTTATGTttattcaatatacacaagatcaattaaatgaacaagctCGAACAACTCGTTTAACTAAACGAATAAACTTGAAcacatgtgttcagctcgttaacgttcgtgaatatTTATGAACCATGTTCGTCAATAAAACTCTCATCAActtactaaataaataaagaaactttcaaaatgaataaataaatttgtattattaaactcaataactaatcaaacaagcttgaattgagagttcgataacatttaaacgagccaagctcaaaccaaactcaagctcataaaaaagaaaccaagccaagcttgcaCAATCATTTTAACAGCTTGATTCAttttcggctcggctcggctcgactcgactcagttaccttatcaaacaagcttgaatatcaCAAAGCTTGGCTCGGCTTGGCTTTTGTTTATTGCCCTATCGAAGAATAAGTATCCGACATTGAGTTAGTACATGGGTATGGGACACATGCCCATGGCAATTGCCTACTCTAGTAATATAAAAGGGATAGTCTAGTCCCTTTGCTAACAGTCCAAACTTTGAACTTTTAATATAAGCAATGAACCAACAGAATTGCCATAATCAATGAGCTACGCAGAAGTGATCAATAAGAGTTCATTTGTAATTAAAACACTAAATGAACAAACCTGAACATTTCCTTAAGC contains:
- the LOC122011596 gene encoding uncharacterized protein LOC122011596; its protein translation is MDQDPGINDDLATCSSSGGKAPQCSVISTYRAKIGGALRAVTVVWSKNLMHHSLSVSIDGNHGAATCKVEMKPWPFWSKKGSKSFDVDGSHVDVSWNFRLAKFTDGPEPYEGYFVAVVSGDEVVLLIGDRKKKAYKKTKSRPSLEEAALVSKKETVLGKRSFAARAKFDSQRSKEHDIVVEHSISDQTKDRDGTELWITVDGAVLVHVGNLQWKFRGSQIVWIDQLPVQVIWDAHDWLFKPHGLTHALFLFKPGLPEPIPAPPEANEPDNAAVMVNDDVSAAGGHSSEFCFFLHAWKIE